The Ranitomeya variabilis isolate aRanVar5 chromosome 7, aRanVar5.hap1, whole genome shotgun sequence DNA window CAATGAGAAGGCTGCTGACTGATACATCGGCTCGTGgattatctcagggagaacaatgcgatcagcagtccaaaatcagacatgcccgATCGACATCTCTCCGCACCATCAGTCAACTggcgccccatacacattagaccttcGGCCAAACCTGGCGACATTGGCGGCTCAGCCTTCTTTTTAGCATGCTCATCGACTATGGTAACGCATTGAGCGCCATCCGAATGGATTAACGTCTTTTAATCACAAACTTCTTTCAAAGCCTGACGCATTTTCAAATGgctcaaaagcctgaacatatgaacagcacgtCATTTCCCCATTCTAATTAATAAGCCCGTTCTTTTGATCATGGTTAAAGccttttctgccattttttttatttttattttggtggaactgctcaaaaaaaaaaaaaaaaaaggtggaaaaAGATGCAGTGTGAACATACAAGGTAGTAGGTATCAGTATATATTAGGGAATAAATGACAAGCAAATGTTAAAGGGATTTTTCTCATgtgcattttgaaaaaaaaaatatttaaaagcaaGCTCCCTTTACTGCACCGCCATGCTGCCTCTTCTACTGCTACCCAGGTCCACGACATGTCATCGGCAGACTAGGATAGGCATCTGACCACAGAAGTCAATCACTGGTCACAGAGGACATGGTAAGTCTTTTGAGAACCTTGGCTAGCTGACCGGTGGTGATTTTACCTGCCGATCAGAAGCagcgtttgccacgctgtcatgcacatgacagcgtggcaaacactggatgttcgggccctgttctggtacccaaattttgtaactgttcggctgaaccagaacatccaggtgtccacccatctctactgcAGGGTGGTCTCATGTCTGTCCAGAATGGAAAAGGAGCCAAGGAGACTGGCAGGGGATCACGCAGCAATAAGAGgagtgtcaggctatgtgcacatgttcgggAATTTTcgcatttttcgctataaaaacgtgataaaactgcgaaaaaaaccgcatacattaagcatcctattattagaatgcattacgctttttttgtgcacatgctgcattttttcctgcagtggaatcgcattctggaaaaaaacgcagcatgctcattctttgtgcagaatcgcggggattccgcacgcataggaatgcattgatccacttacttcccgcatgtggctatgcccaccatgcgggaagtaagcagatcatgtgcggttggtacccagggtggaggagaggagactctcctccaagccctgggaaccatataattgtaaaaaaaaaaaaaaaaaaaagaattaaaataaaaaaacatgatattctcaccttccggcgtccccggcagccttcccgctcctcgcaatcccAATGCTGCTTTGCAGCAATGACGTAGCGGTTTcaagagaccgctacgtcatctggggtcattgccgctaggcattattgggaccggagcatcgcgaagagcgggacggctgccggaaggtgagaatatcagcagaagattgagaacattagagacagttttagtcgacaacccccagagcccttcctcccaactacccagccctccacctccaaaaccaacttctccaccattacagaagatcgactctccactctactctcaccacctgtgcacttgacccgatcccttcccacttcatcccaaacctcgtcacagtctttatcccaaccctaacccatctcttcaacctatcagtaACAacaggtgttttcccctcaagctttaaacatgcctccatcacacctatcctcaaaaagccctctcttgacccatcctctgtatctagctatcgccctatatcacttctcccctatgcctcaaaactactggaacaacgcgtccatcttgaactgtcctcccatctatcttcctgctccctcttcgaacgcttacaatctggcttccggtcacaccactccactgaaactgcgctaactgaGGTcatcaatgacctattaaccgccaagagcaagcgacactactctatcctcctcctcctggacctgtcctctgcctttgacacagtggaccattcctattactacagaccctctcatcctttggcatcacagacttggccctatcctggatctcgtcatacctaactgaccggacattcagcgtctcccactcacacaccacctcctcacctcgccccctatctatatcggagtcctgcaaggttcagtccttgggcccctgctcttttccatttacacctttggcctgggacagctcatagaatctcatggctttcagtatcatctctatgctgatacacagatctacatctctggaccagatatcacctccctactaaccagaatccctcactgtctgtccactatttcatccttctccgctagatttctaaaacttaacatggacaaaacagaattcatcatctttcccccatctcacgcgacccccccccccccaacgaacccatccattacagtacatggctgcccactctccccagtcccacaagctcgctgcctctgtgtaatccttgacactgatctctccttcaaaccacatatccaagccctttacacttcctgccgcctttaactcaaaaatatttcacggatccgtacattcctaaaccaagaatctgcaaaaaccctagtccatgccctcatcatctcccacctcgactactgtaacctcctgctctgtggcctcccctctaacactctcgcacccctccaatctattctaaactcagctgcccgactaatccacctgtccccccgctattccccggcctctcccctctgtcaatccctgcactggctccccattacccagagactccagtacaaaagcctaaccatgacgtacaaagccatccacaacctgtctcctccatacatctgtgacctagtctcccggtacttacctgcacgcaacccccgatcctcacaagatctccttctctactcccctcttatctcctcttcccacaattgtatacaagatttcacccctactctggaactctctatcacaacacatcagactctcacctaccatcgaaaccttcaaaaagaacctgaagacccacctcttccgacaagcctacaacctgcagtaaccaccgatcgaccaaaccgctgcatgaccagctctatcctcacctactgtattctctcccatcccttgtagattgtgagccctcgcgggcagggtcctctctcctcctgtaccagttgcgacttgtattgttattattatttattgtaatagcgccatttactccatggcgctttacatgtgaggaggggtatacataataaaaacaagtacaataatcttaaacaatacaagtcataactggtacaggaggagagaggacttgttcaagattattgtacctgtttttataatgtatacccctcctcacatgtaaagcgccatggaataaatggcgcaataataataatgtttttttatatttttttttataaattttaacattagatctttttactatcgatgctgcataggcagcatcaatagtaaaaagttggtcacacttgtgaaacactatgtttggcaagtgtgaccaacctgtcaatcagtttttcaagcgatcctacagatcgcttgtaaaacgctagcattctgcaagctaattacgcttgtaaaacgctagtgtttagcaggaaaacgcatgcgtttttcctgcggcagggagttccggaattgccgccgaaatttccgtggcaattccggacgtgtgcacatagcctcagggatGACTAAGACGAGAGTACTCCGGTGTTGGAAACTACCTTTAAATAGTCTCTGCTATTATTGATATACACAGTACCACGAATGGCAACTGCAGTATTAACAAAGAAAGTTAGTTCTAAGTCTGTAAATGATTGCCAGACTCCGGGCCAGAATGAAGCTTACATGCAAGAGAAGTGTCCTCACCTTTCGTAACATACAAGTAGAAGAAGTCGCAGTACAGGATGGTTTGGACCACACCTGCCACTATGGCAATCAAGTCAAAGAAGCCTTCGAAGGAATAGCGCCAGATCCAGTTGAAGAGATACAAGGCACGATACAAGCCCAAGAAGAACAGGTAGTGAGTAGTGATTGTCTCCGCTTCACCTGTTTTGCTGATCATGAAGAGTTGGGGCAGGATGGCCACCGACTCCAGATAAATGGAAAAGGTCCATAGGATCTACAAGGCGACACAAAACTTAATATCATCAACAACAGTTAAATGTTTTAATTCAAATGCAACTTTATTATTAGGTAAAAGGGCGTAACGCAACACCTGATTGATTGCAGGAGTTTGTTTGCTGTTTCCATGGAGTCACATGGCTCAGCTAggggctgtatacacaaaacggtatCCAAGACGCCTTGCAAAAAGGTTTATTTTTTGATGCACTGAAGTAATAGAACTGCAGAACGGCACAAATTATAACGTATGGCGGCATACTCGCTATATTTACTGCATGACGTCTTTTGTGGGAGAGGGGGATTCACTAATTGTTAGAAGATCTGGCTTGAATTTTGCTGGTTGATACATTTGTACTATAAAAGTCAGTATAGATACGCCACAAAAGTATCGTAGATCACAAAAAAggaggagacagcagaaaaatcttgtgaaaatacaaatacGAATGATAAAATGTATACATAGGAAAGTATTTACCATGAAAATAATGAGTATTTTTACTAAGTATCCATCTATTAACGGAAATAAGATATCGCATGTTGCAGCCAAAACTATGCTGCTACGTTGAGCGGTGCAGTTTAAGCACTTTCATAGTCAACGGCTGCATGTTGAGGGAAGCTACGCTGCATAACTAAGCGGTTATTACCTATAAAAGCGCTCGTAACGAGATGATTTTCAGCTGCAATGTGACTGCAGCACACAGcatgggggatataagaggagcctgGCACGTCCAGAAATACTGTTTACCTGACGATATAAAGCTAATCTGAAGGTAAAAACATTACAATCCTACTTGGCTGGCTTACTGGagcagcggctgcagggagaacatGACGttctattctccctgcagctgctcactcccagtcataggggcggtgcagGGAGCCATTACAGCGCCTGCACTGCAAGCATGGCGCCATCACTCCCAGACACATACACTGCTGTGCCGTCTGTCTGAGTGCGGATGTTATTGCTCCTCTGTACTTACTGTATAGAGAGTGGTGACTAACCGCTCCCTGCACCTATGGGGAGCCAGACATGattttaatgctatttacctgcaaagTAACCCTATACCTGCAGGTTATAAATAGTGTTTCCTGATGTGACAAGATCCCCTTAAAAGTGAATCCAAGTGTTGAGAGATTTCCAAAGTTCCATAGGAAGATTAGCTTAGAAGAACGAAGAGGAAACAATCAGTGCAAAAAACTATTACTGCAGAACCATAAAACTAACAATACCTCAAGAGGAGAGAAATCGTGATTGACAAGGACGGACAATCCACCGACAGGAACCACAAGGAACTCCACCCGGAACGTGTCATGGTTTCCATCGTATGTTGCCTTGAACTTCATGTAGATCAGATAGACTGTTGCATATGCGCAGGCAATATAGATGAGCTGGAAGACAGTAGAATACATAATACATGAGACCACACGTTGGAATATCGCTCCGAGCTGGAATAAACTACGGATCGCTCTCCTGAGCGGAACACCGCTTTCCCTAGGATCTTACAGTGCCAGTGGAGAAGGTCTTCAAGAAAGGGTTGTCTaggaatatttatttaaaaaaaaaaaaattctccaaggtTGTTTCCTTCCTACGGTCATGTGAATCTAGTCTTCGCTGTTAAAGGGGTCTTTCATCCCTTTATACGTTTCCATTTTACTAGGTGCTTGCAATTGCTAgaaagtaggaaaaaaaaaaaaaaaagatgcacaaTCTCATAATTCATCCTTAAGggcaatctgtcatcaggtttttggccACCTAATCTAAGAGTATTATGTAGAGTCGGGGACcccaattccagcgatgtatcacttactgggctgcttactgtagttttaaTAATAATCACCGATTTATCAGCTgtagattatcactaaaggactactaaacctgctgccaggtagtcctccatattcatgagctctgtataaccccgcccccagcactgattggcagctttctgtgttcaCACTGCAGaggcacaaagctgccaatcagatgtGTGGGGTTATAGAGGGCTCAGTATTTAGAGAacggctagatctgcagcagagaaaagagtTGCCCAGGACCTGCATATTTATGACttgggcccctttcacacatcagtttttttgttattagtcgcaatctgtcgaattttgaaaaaaaaaggatccagcgactgatgctgccggatctgttttttttctcagacttgtattagcgacgtatggcctcacgtttcatcagttATTCGCCGGTTTCATCGAAAATTGTtgatccggcggccggagacaacggacaaagtaacatttgtctccatcaaaaaaaaaaaaaaaaaaaaaaaacggacagcgactgaTCAGTCCCGTCCATTGTttgttagaatggaagcctatgggcgccagatctgtcaaatgacagaatccggtgacggattcagttttcttttgtttttttaaccgagcatgctccgattttttttaggatcctttagccagcccgcctagtcggatccgtcgaaaaaacggatccatcgcatcagtttttcacaatctgtgacggatccaTTGAGCCAACGAATTGTGACTGACTGcaaaaaaactgatatgtgaaagaggccttacccagATTGGTGGGGTCCAAACATAGATGGGTAAACTGCAGTACCTGGAGGCGGCCACTAGAtgtatggagctgcggcattaggccatgttcacacgttgagtatctggtcagtattttacctcagtatttgtaagccaaatccaggagtgggtgataaatacagaagtggtgacgtgttactattatacttttcctctgatttgttCCTCtgctgggtttggcttacaaatactgaggtaaaaaactgaccaaatactgaacgtgtgaatgtggccttacactGTGTATTCCACACTGCCGAAGCAGGTATCAGTTAATTGGTGGGGGTGCCAAGTGTCTGTCCTCAGCAATCTCACATTGATTACCTATCCAAAGGCTAGATCAATTAAAGTCCAAAGCAACCGCTTTAACTGATACTTGCTCAATTTGGCTCCAGATTTTGGtgcaggcctcattcagacatctactATGCAGTGAATTTTAGCAGTGATATTATGAAAGTTCGCCCTGGCCACACAGCAAGTCTACAGACACTAACTATAATGCTGTCACATTGGGTGACAATTCTGACCGTAGATCCAGGACCTGCTGCCGCAACACAGAAGCCAAACTGAGCCTAAGATGGCCGCCTGCATGAGAACTTAATTGGGTTGTCcatctgctctcacttctgcataAAGATGTGAGTGATGCCGATGACGCTGCAACCCACAGTGGCCACATGTCCTATTCTGTACCACAGCATGCATCCTGGCAGGTATGTGAAAACACACCTCACAACGCTGAAGTGAGCGGCTAAGGACAGGCCATTCATTAGATTGGGTAGCAATAAGGCcagtttattaaaggggttgtccagatagAAATGGTAAGTCTGCCATCACTATATGACTGCAGAATTGCGGTAGTGTGTGATGAGCACACAGTCACAATTCCGCTGTGTTTTCCAAGTGGGTGTGGTCAGGTTACATCAGGTATGCGATCTTCATAATTGCGGTCATACACAGACTAGACGTAGCTGGTTTCTCTCAATTCTTTTCTACAGAGAAAAGCCAGATGATACTAATCGGCACATGACTGGTAGCATGCAAATCCCACAAATCCCATACATGTGGTCATCTGACGTCCCTCTCCCCTCACACAGGACAAACAAGAAATTTGGGAGTGAGCGAACCGCACAGTGTCAAGATTTGGCAGGCTGCAGTCACTCATATAAAGCAACTACAGACTTTTCATTTCACCCTGAACGACCCTTTAATACATAGTCTTAAAGGGCCCGTCAAGGCTTGGGGTTCAAGGCTGCAGTCACTATGAttatagacttgtgaatcctcaacaCGCAGAGTATACGCTGTCAAGAATTCACCACTGCCAGCAGCGGGCGAATGAATGACTGCAACTATGCGATAAGCATACATCtcgtcacatgcagactagacttCGTGGCCTCGCTCAACACGAGCATTGAATGAGGCCTGACAAGACTAGTCGGAATGTGTCCGTAAGTAcgcaaatcacatacttacagtCACGTGACGTCACGTGACCGCCCGCTTTCAGAGAATCCTGCGCACTGTAAGGATTTacaagagtgactgcagatttgagcTGCAAGCCTAGACACAACCCCTTTACTGGAGAACGCCACTCTGCGTGATGACGTCTATTGTAACATACATAATCTAATCTTTAGGgcttttttctttgctttttttttatataaaatggatGACCAACAGGGCTTATCGAAATGCCATCAAGAGCAGGGGATGGCTAATGACTGCAATATCCCTACAAAATATTAGAGAAGACAGCGCCTCAAATgttggtggaaaaaaaaacaaaaaaaaaaaccacattttaTTCCGCCTCCTGTGGCAATATCCCTACAAGCGCAGATTCCAGATCAGAACGACGCTCATTACAGGACCGGGAGAAAGCAGCCGGCGACAGATCATACAGGACAGATATCGATGTGATAAACCCTCGGGCTAGTGTCACCCGTCCGACACTCCTGGTCCGAGTGCAGACCCATGTCCGGAGGTCTTCTGACCTCATAAACCAGCCCTATTAAGTCCATATTGGCAGATGTATGGCGTTCCATGCAGGAGGGATTGCAGGAAACTTTCTGCAGTACAATATATTTTGCTGATGATTTTGAAGTCAATCTGGGCCACAAATCTTACCCACCTTGCTGCATACAACAGAAGATATAGGATGTCTGCAAACCTGGAGAGAAAATCCAAAGCATTCCCATCCCTTGGGACGTACCCTCGTGGTCGAAGGCTGTGACCACACGTGCGGGCTGATATAATGCCAGCTGCCATTAAGATAACATCCACTATTGTACCAGCTGCTCTCTACTTGTGGTTGGAGAACTGCAGACAGAACCTGCTCACCTGGATGCTCACTAAAAGTCTGCaggactacaactctcagcatgggcAGGCTATCCGAGACTGTCAGATCATGATATTGCAACAGGTGTTGGGAGACCACCGAGGTGAAGAACGCAGCCCCCTCGCAGCATCTGTGCCATTACACTGGAAGCCATCATCTTACCTTCATAGAAGTGTTGTAAAATGAAATGAAGGATGTGAAAAGATCCAGGTATCGGGTAGTGAACACCATTGCAAAGAGAAGCTGACTCTTCCCAGAAATGCCTGCAAATGACAAGACATTGCAATAAGAAAAAAGTCCAATTTACTCCTGTCCCTTTCATTATATAACCTGGGATTATAATGCTAGAATAGagattacaactagtgatgagcaaacgtgctgggagaaggtgttatctgagcatgctcaggtgctaaaaaATATGATCGAATCCCCACGCCTGCATgtattgcggctgtcaaacagcggcaagacatgcagcagcggggacgCGAACATGTTATTCAAGAACGCTGAAAACACTCAATTAGCACctgcaggtgttgtccttggtgggatttaaacccaggaccccaacgctaaaaagctacagtgctaaccactgagccaccgtgctgccctatactaTCACTACCTACTGTCTACACTTGTTTTCTTTGCAGCTCATTGctctggagaccgaccaccgctgccatCCATCTTGTAAGCACAGCACTGAAACTGTCTGGAATCAGGAGGCAACAATGCGCTCCCACAGTCCCACCATATTGTCGGCACTGCTTACACGCTAACTACAAAAGGGCAAGCCCTGTGCATGTTGGAACAACTGCTGCTAGACAACAGGGATGGTCTGTCTCCAAGGCAACCAGCTGTATACAAAAGTGAATATCTTAAGAACGGCTAAAAGTGCATATGCGGTAAATTTGAAAACCTACTTAATTATCCAACTATACCCATTTATGAAGAACTCTAAAGGGAaagtatcatcagaaaatgactttaAATTAAGTTTTTCACATTAATagtattttttttcttcatgtcTCACATCATTATCTCTATTAGAAATCTTGCAATGTTCCCGCTGGCTTCTGAGGATATTTTAGAATTGTTCTTCCTTTTCTTTACTGACGATTTTCCAGAAGTCTCATTACCAGCGGAGGCAGGACTACAGTGACAGGTGACACCTCTATACCCAGctgataacaccggatccaccagtCACAACAGGCAGTGGCAGACAACCCTGCTCCCCCTCCATTCACCCTTGGACAGGGTCAGAGTCTGTTCCTTGCTGCTGATTTACATGAGGATTTCCCAAAACAGCAGGAGGCCAAAGTCTAAATaacccccagtggccagtgtgagaactgcaagattattatttttttttttttttaggatattaaaaataaataaaataaattattttatttaacaaaaaaaaaattctcatttgaACGATACATCAGACATCAAAATCCTTTATTATCCTCATTGGTGAAAAATGGACCAATTGGTATTAAAACTAAAAAGTCAATGCAACTGGTACTTCTATACCTACCCTGCAGGTCCAGATGATTGTAGATTCTCTCATTCAAGAGAATTGGGACAATTAAGCAAATGACACTTCTCAGAGAGcgatcagatgaggagaagatcgaGAATAAAGTGACTCCATTCTGTGAGgccatgaaaatcagactgcactaagatgtcatccaagtgcagtctgatgtttctcaTTGACTTGGACAGCAAATATGCTCATCTGCCCTAAGGGTGGATATCCTATTTTTCTGCAAAGCTGAGATTCCCAGCACAACCCCTGCAGATGTTAAACTCCCTTAATCAGATCATACAATGACATTTTGAACCAGGATGTTCTTTTCCTTGAGACTGTGTGGGCAATAACCAAAAAAATAACGAGTTTTGTACTGGGTGCAAACGGAGATTCTGCTTTGGCTGTTATCCCAAggtatattgcaaggctcgttaaagggtcaaaatggacttttaggatttctacttccaataggtggtgctagaatCCTaggcctcttcctctctgaagaggctattgcatatttaaagggcacctgtcacctcgttttttgaagatgagctaaaaatagtgttaaataggggcagagctgggcgttacattagtgtctttgtgtgcctttataacctacctaagctgccgaaatacctttgtaaagtcgccgttttctgcggtcactcacgctggtctggtcctatgggtgtggtgacagcgctgtttctcccccagaaacctgctcatcattccgttggtggcgtagtggtgtgcgcatgtccaaagcgaaaatccactgcccaggagattcaaaacagcgcggtcttcgctattcgccgtttaccggtgggcgcggccatctttcctgtggccgcgcgtgcgcagatggatcgctctgctgcccggggcttcaggaaaatggccgccgcgatctccatctgcgcacgcgcggaatcccgcggccattttcctgaagccccgggcagcagagcgctccatctgcgcacgcgcggccacaggaaagatggccgcgcccaccggtaaacggcgaatagcgaagaccgcgctgttttgaatctcctgggcagtggatattctctgttggacatgcgcacaccactacgccaccaacggaatgatgagcaggattctgggggagaaacagcgccgtcaccacgcccatatgaccagaccagcatgagtgacaccagaaaacggcaacttcacaaaggtatttcggcagcttaggtgggtaataaaggcacacaaaagacactaatgtaacgcccagctctgcccctatttaacgctatttttagctcatcttcaaaaaacggggtgacaggtgccctttaattcccagaggagcatgcatggcctatAGGTCTCCttactgacatgccaggcctggctcgTCACTCTCCAAAAGGAAAAATGTtaccttagataaaaaataaaaaaaaccttgctgCTTCGGCACATAGAAAAGTTTCATCACATCATCGATTTTTCGCAGGTTAAGTATAAATGGCCGATTCTGGATTATTTTGGCAGCACATAGGAGTATAATTACCCCGCACATTTTCTGTAAATATGTAACACGACTGCAGCCAACAACATCCAGCAGCAGAAAACAAGCGTTGTTAGCTCCTCTCCGAGATACAGCCCGCAGGCACGGAGGAGGACATGTATAGAGAGCAGAAAAGCAATATATGAAGTGCTCTgctcactatatactgtatacaagggAAGGGAGCGCTCAGCACTTTCCAGATCTCATAACTGCACACATGGCCATTCTGTCACCAACAACTGGGAACAAAACCAATGGACACTGGCCTACTGCATCTACCCTCCTAGGAAAtctattaaagggaatcggtcagcaggttttttctatgtagtttgagagcagcatgatgtaggggcaacgACCCTGATTTCAGAGATGTATAAAACTTACTAAGCTGTGTGTTCCtggttcaataaaatcagtgttttaacaGCAgaggattatcactacaggactagttgtctcctgccatgtagtcctcctactctgtataaccccgcccccaccaatgattggcagcttactgtgcACACTGACAAAAaacgctgccaatcagtggtgtgagcggggttatatagagctcagcattcagagaactgatgaTTTTATCAAAACGGCACAAAGCagatcagtaagtgatacatcactggtatCAGGCTCTTAGCTCCTAGAtcgtgctgctttcagattacatagaaaaaaaatctagtggtagattccctttaagaaaaaaatagTCCCCACAAAAAGGTGGTCATAGACATTACACGAATTATGGAGCAAACGCATCACTTCTATAAAGACCGGCAGCCCAACTAGAACACATGCATGCTCAATTGTGCAGAGTATGCATGCATGTACAGGGAAGATTATGTCTCAGTCAAACAAATATTCCACAGTCATCTAAGGTGTATGGCCACCTTAAAGCCAGGTTTACATGGTAGAATCCAGGCCGTCAAACATGCCTCTGCAAACTGGCGGCCCCAGGCCGATCACACAGGTCTGTGCACAGAACATCCCCTAGTTACACAGAGCCATGAGCTGCCGATATAGATGATTTTTAAACCAGTTTATAAATAGTTGCACCTGACAAACATTTGTCTCGACAGTCGGGCGTTTCGCCGTTTTGATTAGATAGCTCATTCCACAATTATTAGcccactggagaaaaaaaaaatctataaagtcTACTGCAAAAGTGATGACTACCATCTTCGCTGCTTGGCCCAATGGGACTTATCCTGGACCTCAAAGCAGTAGCGGCCACAGCCGATCCCCCGCCATGTTCCATTTACAATGCCTTGTTCTGATTCTCCATAGAATTACATTGTAAGAGAGACTTCTGCCTCACATGTAGACCCCAGGGTGATCCGGAATTTAAGTCACGTGATCCACAAGAGGAAAAAAGCGTTGGTGGAAATTGGGAAAGATGGGGGGGATCAGCGAGAT harbors:
- the KDELR2 gene encoding ER lumen protein-retaining receptor 2 encodes the protein MNVFRLTGDLSHLAAIIILLLKIWKTRSCAGISGKSQLLFAMVFTTRYLDLFTSFISFYNTSMKLIYIACAYATVYLIYMKFKATYDGNHDTFRVEFLVVPVGGLSVLVNHDFSPLEILWTFSIYLESVAILPQLFMISKTGEAETITTHYLFFLGLYRALYLFNWIWRYSFEGFFDLIAIVAGVVQTILYCDFFYLYVTKVLKGKKLSLPA